In a single window of the Chionomys nivalis chromosome 11, mChiNiv1.1, whole genome shotgun sequence genome:
- the LOC130884009 gene encoding olfactory receptor 2A12-like, translated as MWMIPGQNQSWVSEFILLGFSSDPMTNSILFIVFLLIYLSSVMGNGLIILLICLDTQLHTPMYFFLCILSLLDMGYVTTTMPQMLVHLLAHSQTISFAGCWMQMYVFGALGITECTFFVVMAYDRYVAICHPLRYTVILKWDLCIWLAAGTWICGFLFSLLHTFFTMSLPYCGPNKVNHYFCEGPSVRSLACMDTHLIEMVDLVLSVFVVVTPISLIVASYVHIAKAILKIKSTQGRCKAFSTCASHLTVVTFFYGPSTYIYMRPNSSYSAERDKQISLFYNAFTALLNPVVYSLRNKDIKRAFLKVVGHGRVD; from the coding sequence ATGTGGATGATTCCAGGGCAGAACCAAAGTTGGGTTTCTGAGTTTATTCTTCTTGGCTTCTCCAGTGACCCCATGACCAACAGCATCCTCTTCATTGTGTTCCTTCTCATCTACCTGAGCTCAGTCATGGGCAATGGACTCATCATCCTGCTGATCTGCCTGGACACACAGTTgcacactcccatgtacttcttcctctgtattctctctctgttGGATATGGGCTATGTAACCACCACCATGCCCCAGATGTTGGTGCATCTTCTTGCTCACTCTCAGACCATCTCCTTTGCTGGCTGCTGGATGCAGATGTATGTGTTTGGTGCTCTGGGTATAACTGAGTGCACCTTCTTTGTTGTCATGGCTTATGACAGATATGTGGCCATTTGTCACCCACTTCGTTATACTGTCATCCTTAAATGGGATCTGTGCATATGGTTGGCAGCTGGAACTTGGATCTGtggtttccttttctctctgttacATACTTTCTTCACCATGAGTCTACCATATTGTGGGCCTAACAAAGTCAACCACTACTTCTGTGAAGGTCCTTCAGTGCGTAGCCTGGCTTGCATGGATACACATCTCATTGAGATGGTAGACCTGGTCTTGAGTGTTTTTGTGGTTGTTACTCCCATTTCCCTCATTGTGGCCTCCTATGTTCATATTGCCAAGGCAATTCTCAAGATCAAGTCAACCCAGGGacgctgcaaggctttctctacATGTGCCTCCCACCTGACTGTGGTCACATTCTTCTATGGTCCATCTACTTACATCTACATGAGGCCCAACTCAAGCTACTCTGCTGAGCGAGACAAGCAGATCTCACTTTTTTACAATGCCTTCACTGCCTTGCTCAACCCTGTGGTCTACAGTCTGAGAAACAAAGACATCAAGAGGGCATTTCTCAAGGTGGTGGGGCATGGTAGGGTGGACTAG